A single region of the Marispirochaeta aestuarii genome encodes:
- the lysC gene encoding lysine-sensitive aspartokinase 3 yields the protein MVVMKFGGTSVQNGEFIDRALDIAEKQLDSAPLLISSAMGKTTDALVAITDLAEQGMFGEAEKELNTLKDRHLAVVEGFLSGQELADCRRAIDELYLQLIALVRGSSLLHECSPRSRDAILAFGELLATTIIYYRALARGMDAHWIDSRDCIITDDNFTSAAPDFDATNKAIKKHVKPHRGRLIIAQGFISRTAEGTTTTLGRGGSDYTAAIFGAALKAEEVQIWTDVNGILTSDPRLVPGARTIDKITYDEAAELAFFGAKVVHPSTIQPAIRHGIPVWVKNSGDPNHPGTLISSEVSGSGLRAIAGKKGVTLMNISSSRMLNAYGFLSRIFTIFNTYKTSVDLVATSEVSVSMTIDNTRFLREITEELEKLGQVKIVQKAGIICMVGFNLWRDSAFIARAFSALEGIPIEMVSLGASDINLSCVVPDEYADQAIRTLHQKLLEES from the coding sequence ATGGTGGTTATGAAATTTGGCGGTACCTCCGTCCAGAACGGTGAATTTATCGATCGGGCCCTGGATATCGCGGAGAAACAGCTCGACAGCGCACCCCTTCTTATCTCATCGGCCATGGGCAAAACCACTGACGCCCTGGTTGCGATTACCGATCTTGCCGAACAGGGCATGTTCGGTGAGGCTGAAAAAGAGCTGAACACCCTGAAGGACAGACACCTGGCCGTAGTGGAAGGATTTCTGAGCGGTCAGGAGCTTGCTGACTGCCGACGGGCCATCGATGAGCTCTACCTTCAGCTGATCGCCCTGGTACGGGGATCGAGCCTCCTCCATGAATGCAGCCCCCGAAGCCGCGACGCGATTCTGGCGTTCGGGGAGCTTCTGGCCACAACCATCATCTATTACCGTGCTCTGGCCCGGGGAATGGACGCTCATTGGATTGATTCACGGGACTGCATTATTACTGATGACAACTTTACCAGCGCTGCTCCCGATTTTGATGCCACAAACAAAGCGATAAAAAAACACGTAAAACCCCACCGGGGCCGCCTCATTATTGCCCAGGGATTTATCTCCCGCACCGCCGAAGGTACCACCACAACCCTGGGACGGGGAGGCAGCGACTATACTGCCGCTATCTTCGGAGCCGCCCTCAAGGCTGAAGAGGTACAGATATGGACCGATGTTAACGGTATCCTGACCTCCGATCCCCGGCTGGTGCCCGGTGCGCGCACAATCGACAAGATAACCTACGACGAGGCCGCGGAGCTCGCGTTCTTCGGTGCCAAGGTCGTGCACCCCAGTACCATCCAGCCCGCGATCCGTCATGGTATTCCCGTGTGGGTCAAGAACAGCGGAGACCCGAATCATCCCGGGACCCTTATCTCCTCCGAGGTCTCAGGAAGCGGGCTGCGGGCGATCGCAGGCAAAAAAGGTGTTACCCTTATGAATATATCCTCCTCGAGAATGCTGAACGCCTACGGCTTTCTGAGCAGGATATTCACGATTTTCAACACCTATAAAACCTCCGTAGATCTCGTGGCCACTTCGGAGGTCAGCGTCTCCATGACCATCGACAACACCAGGTTCCTCAGGGAGATAACCGAAGAACTCGAAAAACTGGGACAGGTAAAGATCGTACAGAAAGCGGGCATTATCTGCATGGTCGGTTTCAATCTGTGGAGGGACTCCGCATTCATCGCCCGGGCCTTTTCCGCCCTGGAAGGAATCCCCATAGAGATGGTATCCCTGGGGGCTTCGGATATAAACCTCTCCTGCGTTGTTCCGGACGAATACGCTGACCAGGCAATCAGGACCTTACACCAGAAGCTTCTTGAGGAGAGTTAG
- a CDS encoding diaminopimelate epimerase, whose product MNLPFYKLRVGKNDTLLVNLMGDALPDEEILPFIVRSMCRRHRGIGANGLAILLDHPEAGADLRCFNPRGEELKSFFDPLLGAARYLFDSGFAGTRAITISTPGGIKSVEAIDSANFRISLGKPLDIEGNQLKEMISRDTGRYLSLDGKTYPVTPVVLGQLFGALFFNTHPRKGKKKTGRALAKAGLFAREFHPLFIQLYSDDDISFWPWWKKGYGLRETSLAAGAAAVAAAVRGFTSRSLMTRCGKDDFYIEWKDPEGELLLTGGAEYVFTGDYYFDEEPFYSE is encoded by the coding sequence GTGAACCTTCCGTTTTATAAATTGAGGGTTGGTAAAAACGATACGCTCCTTGTAAATCTTATGGGGGACGCTCTTCCTGATGAGGAGATTCTTCCCTTCATCGTGCGCAGTATGTGTCGGCGGCATCGAGGCATCGGTGCCAACGGGCTGGCAATCCTGCTGGACCATCCAGAGGCCGGGGCAGACCTCCGCTGTTTCAATCCCCGGGGAGAAGAGCTGAAGAGCTTTTTCGATCCCCTCCTGGGTGCCGCCAGGTACCTGTTTGACTCCGGCTTCGCGGGAACCAGGGCCATTACCATCTCCACCCCCGGGGGAATCAAGAGCGTCGAAGCCATCGACAGCGCCAACTTCCGTATTTCCCTGGGAAAGCCTCTTGATATCGAAGGGAATCAACTGAAGGAGATGATAAGCAGGGACACGGGCAGGTACCTTTCCCTGGATGGTAAAACCTATCCCGTTACCCCGGTTGTCCTCGGTCAGCTATTCGGGGCCCTCTTTTTCAACACGCATCCCAGAAAAGGGAAGAAGAAGACCGGCAGGGCCCTGGCCAAGGCGGGGCTCTTTGCCAGGGAGTTTCATCCCCTGTTTATCCAGCTCTATTCGGACGATGACATATCCTTCTGGCCCTGGTGGAAAAAAGGCTACGGACTCCGGGAGACAAGTCTTGCCGCCGGGGCCGCGGCTGTAGCGGCGGCGGTCAGAGGGTTTACCAGCCGCTCGCTGATGACCCGCTGCGGAAAGGATGATTTCTACATTGAATGGAAGGACCCCGAGGGAGAACTCCTTTTAACCGGGGGTGCAGAATATGTCTTTACCGGGGATTACTACTTCGACGAGGAACCCTTTTACAGCGAATAG
- a CDS encoding sigma-54-dependent transcriptional regulator has protein sequence MKFNVLIVDDEKNIREGLGKALELEDYNVFLAADGKEALAVINSEEIDLIITDLKMPEMSGEELLKKVASAYPTVPVIILTGHGTIESAVNAMRDGAYDFITKPLNLDRLSLMVKRALQNRELVLQHRALQEEIDLIGERNRYARIIGKSSQMRRVMEVVEQVAATKASVLITGESGVGKELIADAIHKLSPRKDKAHIKVHCAALSESLLESELFGHEKGAFTGAVARKRGRFELAHTGTIFLDEIGEISQSVQIKILRVLQEKRFERVGGEETQEVDVRIISATNRDLKAEIEKGNFREDLYYRLNVVNIHVPPLRERKEDIPLLAAAFLKEFAGENGKSIEGIDHKANLALYNYSWPGNIRELRNSIESAVVLCKGNIITTEDLPPSVVTGEEGTYIKIDLGVSMEEAERVIIESTLNYCNGNKSRTAEVLGIGRKTLHRKISEYDINEI, from the coding sequence ATGAAGTTTAATGTACTGATTGTAGATGACGAAAAGAATATTCGCGAAGGTCTCGGCAAGGCCCTGGAGCTGGAGGACTACAACGTCTTTCTGGCTGCAGACGGCAAGGAAGCCCTGGCTGTAATCAACTCTGAAGAGATCGATCTTATCATTACCGACCTCAAGATGCCCGAGATGTCCGGAGAGGAGCTGTTAAAAAAGGTCGCCTCCGCCTATCCCACGGTACCGGTCATCATTCTGACCGGCCACGGTACCATCGAATCCGCCGTCAATGCCATGCGGGACGGGGCATATGATTTTATCACCAAACCCCTGAACCTGGACCGCCTCTCCCTTATGGTAAAACGGGCCCTTCAGAACCGGGAACTTGTCCTCCAGCACCGGGCGCTGCAGGAGGAGATCGATCTTATCGGGGAGCGAAACCGCTACGCCAGGATAATAGGAAAGAGTTCCCAGATGCGTCGGGTCATGGAGGTGGTGGAACAGGTTGCCGCCACCAAGGCATCGGTGCTTATTACCGGAGAAAGCGGTGTTGGCAAGGAACTGATTGCCGATGCCATACATAAGCTCTCTCCCCGCAAGGACAAAGCCCACATAAAGGTTCACTGTGCCGCCCTGTCGGAGAGCCTTCTGGAGAGCGAACTCTTCGGCCATGAAAAAGGTGCCTTTACCGGGGCGGTGGCCCGCAAGCGGGGGCGTTTTGAGCTGGCCCACACGGGTACGATTTTCCTGGACGAAATCGGGGAGATCTCCCAGTCGGTGCAGATAAAGATCCTGCGGGTTCTTCAGGAAAAGCGCTTCGAGCGCGTAGGAGGAGAGGAGACCCAGGAGGTGGACGTGCGTATAATATCGGCCACCAACCGGGACCTGAAAGCGGAGATAGAAAAGGGGAATTTCCGCGAGGACCTCTACTACCGTCTCAATGTGGTGAATATCCATGTTCCTCCCCTGAGGGAACGAAAGGAGGATATCCCGCTGCTGGCTGCCGCCTTTCTCAAGGAGTTCGCCGGGGAGAACGGCAAGAGTATCGAGGGAATTGACCATAAAGCGAATCTTGCCCTCTATAACTATTCCTGGCCCGGGAATATCCGGGAACTCAGAAACTCGATAGAGAGCGCGGTGGTGCTCTGCAAGGGAAATATTATCACCACCGAAGACCTTCCTCCCAGTGTGGTCACCGGAGAAGAGGGAACCTACATCAAGATCGATCTCGGGGTCAGTATGGAGGAAGCCGAGAGGGTTATTATCGAGAGTACCCTCAATTACTGCAACGGCAACAAGAGCAGGACCGCAGAGGTTCTGGGCATAGGCCGCAAGACCCTGCACCGAAAAATCAGCGAGTATGACATAAACGAAATATAA
- a CDS encoding two-component system sensor histidine kinase NtrB, whose protein sequence is MRKFLNRALKKIGKLNIDQIRSLIMDVVQENELLEMVLYSMTDGVVVLDEKHSVILLNKAAERLFPFKNGDVVERPLWDALADSSLSEFFHKALVEHENIEDKEISLQTSASTRVLSCTMMPLVREGRIQGGLLHIEDITEKKAKEARLRRAENLAALTTLTAGVAHEIKNPLGSISIHIQLIQKALGNGANGKNTETIQNYLDIVNEEVDRLNGIIVDFLFAVRPMDVNLVAQNLNDLVHELFEFIHYELEEQKIRLEFNLDDRMPELQLDVKYMKQALLNIVKNAISAMPEGGTLRVETIARDDQVELSIRDTGVGIPEENMTKIFEPYFTTKDFGSGLGLTLVYKIIKEHQGEINLESREGEGTTFTITLPVPQKEQRLLGWQSNEV, encoded by the coding sequence GTGAGAAAGTTTCTGAACAGGGCCCTGAAAAAGATCGGAAAACTCAATATAGACCAGATACGCTCCCTCATTATGGATGTTGTCCAGGAGAATGAACTTCTTGAGATGGTCCTCTATTCCATGACCGATGGAGTTGTGGTCCTTGATGAGAAGCATTCGGTAATACTGCTGAACAAGGCGGCGGAAAGGCTCTTTCCCTTCAAGAACGGCGACGTTGTTGAGCGGCCCCTGTGGGACGCCCTTGCGGACAGCAGCCTGAGCGAGTTCTTTCATAAAGCCCTGGTGGAGCATGAGAACATCGAGGACAAGGAGATCTCCCTGCAGACCAGCGCTTCGACCCGGGTGCTCTCCTGTACCATGATGCCCCTGGTGCGGGAAGGACGTATTCAGGGCGGACTGCTCCATATCGAGGATATTACGGAAAAGAAGGCCAAGGAGGCCCGCCTGCGTCGGGCCGAAAACCTCGCTGCCCTTACAACCCTGACAGCCGGAGTGGCCCATGAGATCAAGAACCCTCTGGGCTCCATCAGTATCCATATTCAGCTCATTCAGAAGGCCCTGGGCAACGGAGCAAACGGAAAGAATACCGAGACGATCCAGAACTACCTGGATATCGTCAATGAAGAGGTGGATCGCCTCAACGGTATAATCGTCGATTTCCTTTTTGCAGTCCGTCCCATGGACGTCAATCTTGTCGCCCAGAACCTGAATGATCTTGTTCACGAACTCTTTGAGTTTATCCACTACGAGCTGGAAGAACAGAAGATCCGACTGGAGTTCAACCTGGACGACAGGATGCCCGAACTGCAGCTGGATGTAAAATACATGAAGCAGGCGCTTCTGAATATCGTCAAGAACGCCATATCCGCCATGCCCGAGGGGGGAACCCTGCGGGTCGAAACCATTGCCAGGGACGACCAGGTGGAGCTCTCCATACGGGATACGGGAGTCGGTATCCCGGAAGAGAATATGACCAAGATATTCGAACCCTATTTTACCACCAAGGATTTTGGCTCCGGCCTGGGGCTGACTCTGGTCTACAAGATAATCAAAGAGCATCAGGGCGAGATAAACCTGGAGAGCCGGGAAGGGGAAGGCACCACCTTTACCATAACCCTGCCTGTTCCGCAGAAGGAGCAGCGTTTACTAGGATGGCAGAGCAATGAAGTTTAA
- a CDS encoding CvpA family protein has product MNPGVLDYIFATIMLVMVIRCLIKGFITELAAVAAIGGGIVGGILFSAAGGDFLAGVFGDSPWNRVIAFLAIFLSVYLILKIAEGLLYRLIEAVHLENLDRALGFFWGLGEGIVLSVLILLVLETQPFVDTRRIIDESLFAQFITGVLPETQIPGHIPLGESYKGV; this is encoded by the coding sequence ATGAATCCGGGGGTATTGGACTATATTTTTGCAACCATAATGCTGGTCATGGTAATCAGGTGCCTCATAAAGGGCTTTATTACCGAGCTCGCTGCAGTAGCCGCCATCGGCGGCGGTATTGTGGGGGGAATCCTGTTTTCCGCCGCCGGAGGGGACTTTTTGGCCGGAGTATTTGGCGATTCTCCCTGGAACAGGGTTATAGCTTTTCTGGCAATCTTTCTGTCCGTATATTTAATTCTGAAGATAGCAGAAGGCCTTCTGTATCGGCTTATCGAAGCGGTACACCTGGAAAATCTCGACAGGGCTCTGGGCTTCTTCTGGGGACTTGGCGAAGGAATTGTTCTGAGTGTTCTGATCCTCCTTGTCCTTGAGACCCAGCCCTTTGTCGATACCCGTCGGATAATCGACGAGAGTCTTTTTGCACAGTTTATAACCGGGGTTCTGCCGGAAACGCAGATTCCCGGACATATTCCCCTGGGAGAGAGCTATAAAGGTGTTTGA
- the murG gene encoding undecaprenyldiphospho-muramoylpentapeptide beta-N-acetylglucosaminyltransferase, whose protein sequence is MNTGTRKLLVFTGGGTGGHVYPGLAIIDELKKKGRISSEDILWIGSGKGMEGEILKKHGIPFFSVPSGKLRRYFSLKNVTDLFLIALALCKSLVFMLKYRPVLLFSKGGYVSVPPVIAARICRVPVLTHESDLDPGLATRLNARFADRICISYDKTREYFTSSLAEKLVLTGNPVRPAMLEGDPEIGRRSFGLPGNKPLVLVIGGSLGAQQINLLMAEVIDDILPHAEVLHQTGGGNGSDSPRPGYVRREYIHEEMPHVLAAADVVISRAGAGTLWECGTLGKAMLLIPLGTEGSRGDQLRNAAFFAERGAARILSGDEASAGFLRKAVLELVSSQEIRLRMGEAARRICGLNAAQSCGDLIMKIYGETVLHR, encoded by the coding sequence ATGAACACAGGGACACGAAAACTGCTTGTTTTTACCGGTGGGGGCACCGGCGGTCATGTATATCCGGGTCTGGCAATCATTGATGAGCTGAAAAAAAAGGGAAGAATCTCTTCTGAAGATATCCTCTGGATAGGTTCAGGAAAGGGAATGGAGGGGGAGATCCTGAAAAAGCATGGGATTCCCTTTTTCTCTGTTCCCTCGGGAAAGCTCAGGCGCTATTTCTCCCTTAAAAATGTGACGGATCTCTTTTTAATCGCCCTTGCCCTGTGTAAATCCCTGGTGTTCATGCTGAAGTACAGACCGGTTCTGCTCTTTTCCAAGGGCGGCTATGTTTCGGTTCCTCCGGTAATCGCAGCGAGAATCTGTCGTGTGCCCGTTCTTACCCATGAATCGGATCTGGATCCCGGGCTCGCCACCAGGCTCAACGCCCGCTTCGCGGACAGAATATGTATCTCCTACGACAAGACCCGGGAGTACTTTACATCCTCCCTTGCCGAAAAACTTGTGCTTACCGGGAACCCCGTACGTCCGGCCATGCTCGAAGGGGACCCCGAAATTGGCCGACGGAGTTTCGGACTCCCGGGGAATAAACCCCTGGTCCTGGTTATAGGCGGCAGCCTGGGGGCACAGCAGATAAACCTGCTTATGGCGGAGGTGATAGATGATATCCTGCCTCATGCGGAGGTTCTGCACCAGACCGGTGGGGGAAACGGGAGCGACAGTCCCCGACCCGGCTATGTACGGCGGGAGTATATTCACGAGGAGATGCCCCACGTTCTGGCGGCAGCGGATGTAGTTATAAGCAGAGCGGGGGCCGGAACCCTGTGGGAGTGCGGAACCCTGGGAAAGGCAATGCTTCTGATTCCCCTTGGAACGGAGGGCAGCCGGGGGGATCAGCTGCGTAACGCAGCATTCTTTGCAGAGCGGGGGGCCGCCCGGATACTTTCCGGAGATGAGGCATCGGCCGGTTTTCTGAGGAAGGCCGTTCTGGAGCTGGTTTCCTCCCAGGAGATCCGCCTGCGCATGGGAGAGGCCGCAAGGCGGATATGCGGACTCAACGCTGCCCAAAGCTGTGGAGATCTGATAATGAAAATTTACGGGGAGACGGTTCTTCACCGATGA
- a CDS encoding phosphate ABC transporter substrate-binding protein has translation MKKTLILVSLLLAAGLVFAGGQQAAGSSDGLSGNYAFGGSTTLEGFLRPAIDEFTEMHPGVTISYDAPGSSAGVKGALDGTYDLGAASRKIKDSEKADGAVPVVVALDGVAVVVNKESVTISNLGMDQIRKIFSGEISNWSVLGGPNAEIVVVNRDEASGTRAAFGDITLGDAKFTDKAIITTGNGDMVAKVGSTPYAIGYCGFAYIDREPGTKAVTVDGVEPSMENVLSEKFPIQRPLNMVHTGDLDDVEQAFLDYLLSEDGQAIIEEEGFISVR, from the coding sequence ATGAAAAAGACTTTGATTCTTGTTTCCCTGCTTCTTGCTGCAGGGCTCGTGTTTGCAGGCGGCCAGCAGGCCGCCGGGAGCAGCGACGGTCTCTCCGGCAATTACGCCTTCGGCGGATCCACCACCCTGGAAGGCTTCCTGAGACCCGCCATCGATGAGTTTACCGAAATGCACCCCGGTGTGACCATCTCCTACGATGCCCCCGGTTCTTCCGCAGGGGTCAAGGGCGCCCTGGACGGGACCTACGATCTGGGCGCAGCCTCCCGTAAGATCAAGGATTCGGAAAAGGCGGACGGCGCTGTTCCGGTGGTAGTGGCCCTGGACGGAGTAGCGGTGGTGGTCAACAAAGAAAGCGTTACTATCAGCAACCTCGGCATGGACCAGATCCGGAAGATCTTTTCCGGAGAGATAAGCAACTGGAGCGTCCTGGGGGGTCCCAATGCGGAAATCGTAGTGGTAAACCGTGACGAAGCTTCCGGTACCCGGGCTGCCTTCGGCGATATTACCCTGGGGGACGCAAAGTTTACCGACAAGGCGATTATCACCACCGGCAACGGAGACATGGTTGCCAAGGTAGGGTCCACGCCCTACGCCATCGGCTACTGCGGATTTGCCTACATCGACCGGGAGCCGGGGACAAAAGCGGTTACCGTGGATGGCGTTGAGCCCTCCATGGAGAACGTCCTCAGCGAGAAATTCCCCATCCAGCGCCCCCTGAACATGGTTCATACCGGCGACCTGGACGATGTGGAGCAGGCTTTTCTCGATTACCTGCTCTCCGAAGACGGCCAGGCCATCATAGAGGAAGAAGGGTTCATATCCGTTCGGTAA
- the pstC gene encoding phosphate ABC transporter permease subunit PstC: protein MKKLRDSTARGIFAFCAFVSVLSVLFITVFIFLEGLPLFRVTGVLDFVFGTVWEPTGDPARYGILPFIAGSIWVTFGSLILALPVGLSVGIFMAEYARGRFANTVRSVVELLAGIPSVIYGLFGYIAIAPLVRNLTSSNTGLGVLTASIVLAIMVLPTIINITEVSLRAVAPELKEASLALGATHWQTIVHTLVPAARSGILAGIVLGMGRSIGETMAVLMVAGNAVTMPTGPLSLARTLTMNVATDMSYASGDHWTSLFTTGMVLFVFILVINISVQMLMKKAVKDMK from the coding sequence ATGAAAAAACTGCGGGACAGTACGGCCAGGGGCATCTTCGCTTTTTGCGCCTTTGTTTCCGTTCTGAGCGTCCTTTTCATTACTGTTTTCATCTTCCTCGAAGGTCTGCCGCTGTTCCGGGTAACCGGAGTTCTGGATTTTGTCTTCGGTACCGTATGGGAACCGACGGGAGATCCTGCACGTTACGGGATACTTCCTTTTATCGCCGGTTCCATCTGGGTCACCTTCGGTTCCCTGATTCTTGCCCTTCCCGTGGGTCTTTCCGTGGGAATCTTCATGGCCGAGTACGCACGAGGCCGCTTTGCCAATACCGTCCGGTCGGTGGTTGAACTCCTGGCGGGAATCCCTTCGGTCATTTACGGTCTCTTCGGATATATAGCCATCGCACCCCTGGTGCGCAACCTTACATCCAGCAATACAGGATTGGGAGTGCTGACAGCGTCCATTGTGCTGGCCATCATGGTTCTTCCCACGATTATCAATATCACCGAGGTATCCCTGCGGGCGGTGGCCCCGGAGCTGAAGGAGGCATCCCTTGCCCTGGGGGCCACCCACTGGCAGACAATAGTCCATACCCTGGTTCCGGCGGCGCGATCCGGGATTCTGGCAGGAATCGTTCTGGGAATGGGCCGCTCCATAGGAGAGACCATGGCGGTTCTGATGGTGGCGGGGAATGCCGTTACCATGCCCACAGGTCCCCTTTCGCTGGCACGGACCCTTACCATGAACGTGGCCACCGATATGTCCTATGCCTCGGGAGACCACTGGACCAGCCTTTTTACGACGGGAATGGTCCTGTTCGTTTTTATCCTCGTCATCAACATCTCGGTTCAGATGCTCATGAAGAAAGCCGTAAAGGACATGAAATAA
- the pstA gene encoding phosphate ABC transporter permease PstA: protein MELSRSTRISKLEENIARGFVWLFAGLTIIILVWIVGYILFRGFYSRQYIPYDVLPIEESVIPLEGTDDQGLRIIVNKKIKIRDLTESQLNEIYSKRRRENWGFYTRQDLDVQPFALKAAPDSKEFADAAARAVLPEGKEFSKYTSFVSGFDEMADMVAKTPGAIGFVPSDYKGSLNRVKTVPLRRFSVFFSPGTVKIEKNKKLQELDQEKLQRIFQGTSRNWLELGGIDLEILPALYLYNDSFTEQLEDLVSVGSLEESGIPVFTDKDKYFDYIASTPGSIGIALYDEVHDRDLPSVPVIRKETGPNLTLSFLLEAPSRSGAWGGISYIIINTLLLIAFTLLFSTPVGVAAAIYLVEYARQGPLVRFLRMGTETLAGIPSIVFGLFGRIFFVQILGMGIGFLSATLTVTLMILPTIVRTSEEALSAVPGTYREGSLALGATKLDTIFKVVLPAASPGILTGIILGIGRVVGETAVLLYTLGSSYELVAGPSSPARVLSLHLYLLFSEAVSFDRAFATGTVLIFIILIVNRMTTRMIGRMNRMSGK from the coding sequence ATGGAATTATCCCGCTCGACCCGCATAAGCAAACTGGAAGAAAATATTGCCCGTGGCTTTGTCTGGCTTTTTGCCGGCCTTACCATCATTATCCTGGTCTGGATTGTAGGCTATATTCTCTTCCGGGGTTTCTACTCCCGGCAGTATATTCCCTACGATGTTCTGCCCATAGAAGAATCGGTAATCCCCCTGGAAGGAACGGATGACCAGGGACTGCGGATTATCGTCAACAAAAAGATAAAAATCCGGGACCTCACGGAATCTCAGCTGAACGAGATCTATTCCAAACGACGCCGGGAAAACTGGGGCTTCTATACCCGTCAGGACCTGGACGTCCAGCCCTTTGCCCTGAAAGCGGCTCCGGACTCAAAGGAATTCGCAGATGCCGCAGCCCGGGCGGTACTGCCCGAGGGAAAAGAGTTCAGCAAGTATACAAGCTTTGTCTCCGGTTTTGACGAAATGGCGGACATGGTGGCAAAAACCCCCGGAGCCATCGGATTTGTGCCCTCCGATTACAAGGGCTCCTTAAACCGGGTAAAAACTGTACCCCTCCGGAGGTTCAGCGTCTTTTTCAGCCCCGGGACAGTTAAAATTGAGAAGAACAAAAAGCTTCAGGAGCTGGATCAGGAGAAGCTACAGAGGATCTTCCAGGGAACTTCAAGAAACTGGCTTGAGCTGGGAGGGATCGATCTTGAGATTCTTCCAGCCCTGTACCTGTACAACGACAGCTTTACAGAGCAGCTGGAGGATCTCGTATCCGTCGGTTCTCTGGAAGAGTCGGGGATTCCCGTATTTACCGATAAAGACAAGTATTTCGACTACATCGCGTCGACCCCCGGATCCATCGGCATCGCCCTGTACGATGAAGTACATGACCGGGACCTTCCTTCCGTTCCGGTTATCAGAAAAGAGACCGGTCCCAACCTTACCCTGAGCTTTCTGCTGGAAGCCCCTTCCCGTTCCGGGGCCTGGGGAGGTATATCCTACATCATTATAAATACCCTGCTGCTTATCGCCTTCACCCTGCTCTTCTCCACCCCCGTCGGAGTCGCCGCAGCCATCTACCTGGTCGAATACGCCAGACAGGGTCCCCTGGTAAGATTTCTCCGCATGGGTACGGAGACCCTGGCGGGTATTCCCTCCATCGTTTTCGGCCTTTTCGGACGTATATTCTTCGTTCAGATCCTGGGCATGGGGATAGGATTCCTTTCCGCCACCCTGACGGTAACCCTTATGATACTGCCCACCATCGTACGGACATCAGAGGAGGCCCTGTCCGCGGTTCCGGGTACCTACCGGGAAGGATCCCTTGCTCTGGGGGCGACCAAGCTGGATACCATCTTCAAGGTAGTCCTTCCCGCGGCGAGCCCGGGAATCCTCACGGGGATTATTCTGGGGATCGGCAGGGTGGTCGGCGAGACCGCTGTCCTGCTCTACACCCTGGGTTCAAGCTACGAGCTGGTGGCGGGACCGAGTTCCCCGGCGCGGGTTCTTTCCCTCCACCTGTACCTGCTGTTCTCCGAGGCCGTCTCCTTTGACAGGGCCTTCGCCACCGGAACGGTGCTGATTTTTATCATTCTCATTGTCAATCGCATGACGACCCGGATGATCGGCCGCATGAACCGGATGTCCGGCAAATAG
- the pstB gene encoding phosphate ABC transporter ATP-binding protein PstB, translating into MDSTVKIKCSNLNLFYGDFQALHDVSMDIEKGKVTALIGPSGCGKSTFIRALNRMNDIIDSVSINGTIEYDGMDIYSDYDVIELRKKIGMVFQKPNPFPMSVFDNVAYGPRLHGIKDKNRLEEIVETSLKQAAIWDEIKDRLHKPALGISGGQQQRLCIARTLAVNPDVVLMDEPTSALDPISTSRIEDLIDELKQKYTIVIVTHNMQQAGRVSDYTAFFLNGVIEEFGTTEQIFFKPENPQTEAYISGKFG; encoded by the coding sequence ATGGATTCTACTGTTAAAATTAAATGCAGCAATCTCAATCTGTTCTACGGGGATTTTCAGGCCCTCCACGACGTCTCCATGGATATCGAAAAAGGGAAGGTGACCGCCCTTATAGGTCCCTCGGGCTGCGGAAAATCGACCTTTATCCGGGCCCTGAACAGAATGAACGATATCATCGACTCCGTAAGCATAAACGGAACCATCGAATACGACGGAATGGATATCTACTCTGACTATGATGTAATAGAACTCAGAAAGAAGATCGGGATGGTTTTTCAGAAACCCAACCCCTTTCCCATGAGTGTCTTTGACAACGTGGCCTACGGTCCCAGGCTGCACGGTATCAAGGATAAAAACAGGCTGGAGGAGATCGTGGAAACCTCCCTGAAGCAGGCGGCCATCTGGGACGAGATCAAGGACCGGCTCCATAAGCCTGCCCTGGGAATCTCCGGCGGTCAGCAGCAGCGGCTCTGCATAGCCCGCACCCTGGCGGTAAACCCGGATGTGGTACTGATGGATGAACCCACCTCCGCCCTGGATCCCATATCCACATCCCGGATAGAGGACCTTATTGATGAGCTGAAGCAGAAATATACCATCGTGATCGTCACCCACAACATGCAGCAGGCCGGCAGGGTCTCCGATTACACCGCCTTTTTCCTGAACGGAGTAATCGAGGAGTTCGGCACCACGGAGCAGATCTTTTTCAAACCCGAAAATCCGCAGACCGAAGCCTACATAAGCGGAAAATTCGGCTGA